The Desulfovibrio inopinatus DSM 10711 genome window below encodes:
- a CDS encoding TAXI family TRAP transporter solute-binding subunit — protein sequence MYSSLFFQIIRCLAIVLLMTTTVFAEQTRVIVFCGGPIGSTAQVFADALTSVVASIDENTFFTAENSQGSIENISLLKQHKANFGIITMADAYMARNGKLSTVGVSSQNARAVAYLYNTPAQLIVDANSNIKTVNDLAGKRIAIGTLGSGDAEACKRFLRHIGLWKKITPVSIGYAKAADAFTHGEVDAFWVMDGYPTISIVNVTRKRDIRLLDLDGPARKSGFYRANSYYSPTSIPGGTYRGQIMSVPSFGTVTYVFARADTPDDIVYRVTQDIYSHRGIRQLEIAHKAAFQTLVEDALLGCIVPIHPGAKRFYESIGLPIPGRAQP from the coding sequence ATGTATTCATCACTATTTTTCCAGATCATCCGTTGTCTTGCTATTGTATTGCTTATGACGACAACTGTATTTGCAGAGCAAACACGAGTGATTGTATTTTGTGGAGGACCAATTGGAAGTACTGCTCAAGTCTTTGCTGATGCATTAACGTCTGTTGTTGCAAGTATTGATGAAAATACTTTTTTTACAGCAGAGAACAGTCAAGGATCTATTGAAAATATCTCACTGCTTAAACAGCATAAAGCGAATTTTGGTATTATCACAATGGCTGACGCCTATATGGCAAGGAATGGAAAACTCTCAACTGTCGGTGTGTCGTCGCAGAACGCCCGTGCAGTAGCTTATCTCTATAACACCCCTGCTCAACTCATCGTTGATGCAAATTCGAACATCAAAACGGTCAATGATTTAGCGGGGAAACGCATTGCCATCGGAACACTCGGGTCAGGAGATGCAGAGGCATGTAAACGTTTTTTGCGTCATATTGGCTTGTGGAAGAAAATAACGCCGGTCTCAATCGGGTATGCCAAAGCGGCTGATGCATTCACTCATGGCGAAGTCGATGCATTTTGGGTGATGGATGGATATCCAACAATTTCAATCGTCAATGTAACTCGAAAACGCGATATCCGCCTGCTTGATCTTGATGGACCTGCACGCAAAAGTGGATTTTATAGAGCAAATTCATATTACTCTCCCACCTCCATTCCTGGAGGAACATACCGAGGACAGATCATGTCGGTCCCTAGTTTTGGGACTGTCACTTATGTATTTGCACGCGCCGACACCCCTGACGATATTGTCTATCGTGTTACGCAGGACATCTACAGTCACAGAGGAATTCGCCAACTTGAAATCGCTCACAAAGCTGCGTTTCAGACGCTTGTTGAAGATGCCTTGCTTGGTTGTATCGTTCCAATCCACCCTGGTGCCAAACGTTTCTACGAATCCATAGGGCTCCCAATTCCGGGCCGAGCTCAGCCCTGA
- a CDS encoding CBS and ACT domain-containing protein codes for MLVKDWMTEGLYNLGVNDTVLDAADMLRRNNIRQLPVIDTTGRLVGIVSDRDIRDAMPSKFLEGDATKAEAGKGLFDLKVKKIMTEDPITISPDSTVDTAANFLLNNKVGGLPVIDTRGALVGIITETDIFKYLCAVTGVCRQGIQLVFKLEDTPGAAIDLLSYLKGEEIRLSSVLTSYEKVEYGYREVSIRVQSTGKHSLETLITMLKDKYTLLYYIQDGKAKGLDSPE; via the coding sequence ATGCTTGTGAAAGACTGGATGACGGAAGGACTCTATAATCTCGGGGTCAATGATACGGTGCTTGACGCGGCGGATATGTTACGTCGGAACAATATTCGACAATTACCCGTCATTGATACGACGGGACGTCTCGTCGGCATCGTATCGGATCGAGATATTCGTGATGCTATGCCATCCAAATTCCTGGAAGGTGACGCCACCAAGGCTGAAGCCGGCAAAGGGCTTTTTGACCTCAAGGTCAAAAAAATCATGACGGAAGACCCTATAACCATATCACCTGACTCCACCGTGGACACGGCTGCCAATTTCTTACTCAACAACAAAGTGGGCGGATTACCTGTTATTGATACTCGTGGTGCGCTTGTCGGCATCATTACGGAAACCGATATTTTTAAATACCTGTGTGCTGTTACAGGTGTTTGTCGACAGGGGATTCAACTTGTTTTCAAGTTGGAAGATACACCCGGCGCGGCCATTGATTTGTTGAGTTATTTAAAAGGCGAAGAAATTCGTCTTTCCAGCGTTCTCACCTCCTATGAAAAAGTGGAGTATGGGTATCGTGAAGTGTCGATTCGTGTTCAAAGCACGGGTAAGCATTCACTGGAAACATTGATCACAATGCTCAAGGACAAATATACACTCTTGTATTACATTCAAGACGGCAAAGCAAAAGGACTTGATTCTCCAGAATAA
- a CDS encoding exodeoxyribonuclease III translates to MKLLCWNVNGFRAVVQKGFYDWLSQCGADVIGLQETKLQQTHESDYQNLPAGYSPVWLSSTVKKGYSGVACFYKNEPLSISRELPDKRFQGEGRLLLLEYPQFYYFNIYFPNGGMGPDRLEYKLGFYDAFLDYAQSLRRSKPIVVCGDFNTAHKEIDLKNAKQNEETSGFLPIERAWIDKFIDHGYIDTFRMFDQGEGKYTWWTYRFGARKRNAGWRIDYFFVSEELKDMVKRAWIDADIMGSDHCPVGLELEFSS, encoded by the coding sequence ATGAAATTGCTTTGCTGGAATGTCAACGGTTTTCGAGCCGTTGTTCAAAAAGGATTTTACGATTGGCTGTCCCAATGTGGTGCTGATGTTATCGGCCTTCAAGAAACGAAGCTTCAACAAACACATGAGTCCGACTATCAAAACTTACCTGCCGGATACTCCCCTGTTTGGCTGAGTTCAACCGTCAAAAAAGGATACTCGGGCGTCGCGTGCTTCTATAAGAACGAACCGCTTTCGATTTCTCGGGAACTTCCAGACAAACGCTTCCAAGGAGAAGGTCGGCTTCTCCTTTTGGAATATCCACAATTCTATTATTTTAATATCTATTTCCCCAATGGAGGAATGGGACCGGATCGTTTAGAATACAAACTTGGCTTTTACGATGCATTTCTTGATTATGCACAATCATTGCGTCGTTCCAAGCCTATTGTTGTTTGCGGAGACTTCAATACCGCCCACAAAGAAATCGACTTGAAGAACGCAAAACAAAATGAAGAAACGTCTGGATTCCTTCCTATAGAGCGTGCATGGATTGATAAATTTATTGACCACGGCTATATCGACACGTTTCGCATGTTCGATCAAGGTGAAGGGAAGTACACTTGGTGGACGTATCGATTTGGTGCAAGAAAACGTAATGCAGGATGGCGTATAGATTATTTCTTTGTGTCAGAAGAACTCAAAGATATGGTAAAACGAGCCTGGATTGATGCAGACATTATGGGATCAGACCATTGCCCGGTGGGGTTGGAACTCGAATTTTCCTCATAG
- a CDS encoding response regulator, whose product MNILCITDISLYRAYLTKYFLSRDIQYRFLPLDIKNIVSVLANNEFNILLLQAQYLDFSYKEVINQLQDAGTSLNIPIVTLHAQSTSLSRLPENNEVIHVDRKSLVKALDDFKQRFEEQTTRSFPEKRRVLFADTSRTLHNVVKSALGHGFEVLYASDGMSAYQLFQENKINLILTGVHLPKMSGLELCRKIKEEAAGNYHPVIVLSSNDDPMAVDTAFNYGADDYLVKSFSPEMLADKVSEHLDAVERKRSHKVLVVDDSKLSRELIRNALLKVGLNVLTANDGQQGLAVALTEVPDIIITDIEMPVQNGYELCENIRSHPELEHSFILMMSSRNNPSDMKRAERLDVRRYFVKPFDVEKLQLVVEQLLAEGDRQYKLEYGYALESMKSLVAALEARDRYTQGHSARVCELSMRLARHVGLDNKALADLEIAANLHDIGKIGVRDAVLLKPDKLSDDEYALIQRHAIIGAEILKPIRSLKAIIPLIMLHHERWDGKGYPTFLSGEDIPLGARIIAIADAFDAMTSDRPYRKGMPISKALEIIEKEAGRQFCPFLGSKFIELISMLDTSMSFSDSTSTILTTT is encoded by the coding sequence ATGAACATTCTTTGTATTACAGATATTTCTCTCTATAGAGCATATCTCACAAAGTATTTCTTGTCGCGTGACATTCAATATCGCTTTCTTCCTCTTGATATCAAAAACATTGTGTCGGTGTTGGCTAACAATGAGTTCAACATTCTGTTGCTCCAAGCTCAATACCTTGATTTCAGCTATAAGGAAGTCATCAACCAGCTTCAAGATGCTGGAACCAGCCTCAATATACCGATCGTTACACTTCATGCCCAGTCGACCAGTTTGTCCAGACTGCCCGAAAATAATGAGGTTATCCATGTGGATCGGAAAAGTCTGGTAAAAGCACTTGATGACTTTAAACAACGATTTGAAGAGCAGACGACTCGATCTTTTCCGGAAAAACGACGCGTTCTTTTTGCGGATACAAGCCGTACCCTCCATAATGTCGTCAAGTCGGCACTGGGACACGGCTTCGAAGTTCTTTATGCTTCAGACGGCATGTCTGCCTATCAACTCTTTCAGGAAAATAAGATCAACCTTATTCTCACGGGCGTTCATCTTCCTAAAATGAGTGGCTTGGAGCTATGCCGCAAAATTAAAGAAGAGGCCGCAGGCAATTATCACCCCGTCATTGTTCTTTCGAGCAATGACGATCCCATGGCTGTTGATACGGCGTTTAACTATGGGGCCGATGATTATCTCGTTAAATCCTTCTCCCCTGAAATGCTTGCCGATAAAGTTTCTGAGCATCTTGATGCCGTGGAGCGCAAACGGTCACATAAAGTTCTTGTGGTGGATGATAGCAAGCTGAGTCGTGAACTCATTCGAAACGCCCTTTTAAAAGTCGGGCTCAATGTCCTGACAGCAAATGACGGTCAGCAAGGATTGGCCGTAGCATTAACAGAAGTTCCGGACATTATCATTACCGACATAGAAATGCCTGTACAAAATGGCTATGAACTCTGCGAAAATATCCGGAGTCACCCAGAGCTTGAGCACTCCTTCATTCTCATGATGAGTTCACGGAATAACCCAAGCGACATGAAGCGAGCTGAACGGCTTGATGTGCGTCGTTATTTTGTCAAACCCTTTGATGTCGAGAAGTTGCAGCTTGTGGTGGAGCAACTTCTTGCAGAAGGGGATCGACAATACAAGCTTGAGTACGGATATGCTTTGGAAAGCATGAAATCTCTTGTTGCTGCACTGGAAGCACGAGACCGGTATACTCAAGGACATAGTGCGCGGGTCTGTGAGCTGAGCATGCGCTTGGCTCGACATGTCGGCCTGGACAACAAAGCTCTGGCCGATCTCGAGATCGCTGCAAACTTGCATGATATCGGAAAAATTGGAGTTCGGGATGCCGTATTGCTCAAACCGGATAAGCTTTCAGACGATGAATACGCGTTGATTCAACGGCATGCCATTATTGGTGCAGAAATATTGAAGCCTATCCGCTCACTCAAAGCCATTATCCCGTTAATAATGCTGCACCACGAACGTTGGGATGGAAAAGGTTATCCGACGTTTCTTTCCGGGGAAGATATTCCTCTTGGTGCACGTATTATTGCCATTGCCGATGCGTTTGATGCTATGACATCGGACAGACCCTATCGTAAGGGGATGCCTATATCTAAAGCGTTGGAAATTATTGAAAAGGAGGCTGGACGACAATTTTGTCCATTCCTCGGATCAAAATTCATCGAGCTTATAAGCATGCTCGATACCTCTATGTCTTTCTCAGATTCAACCTCTACCATACTCACTACGACATGA
- a CDS encoding metallophosphoesterase, translating to MLQDTFFIGIGDIHADLGPLKRIPDVSAANAIIISGDLTNRGSTTEAEAVFSQVRAVNPVVYAQIGNMDTTAVDAVLTQHGINIHGHAIQLTPGLSLIGVGWSTPTPFGTPSEAPEDQIETWLESAYENIDKNDRLLLVSHTPPFGTLVDCIGSGLHVGSSAVRQFIERVSPDVCLTGHIHESANIDTIGSTTIVNPGMATDGGYARINFYNGQLSADLHYVGQS from the coding sequence ATGTTGCAAGATACTTTTTTTATCGGCATAGGCGATATTCATGCCGATCTTGGTCCCCTCAAGCGCATTCCTGATGTTTCTGCGGCAAACGCTATTATCATCAGTGGGGACTTGACCAACCGCGGAAGCACAACAGAAGCTGAAGCCGTATTCTCCCAGGTTCGTGCCGTCAACCCGGTTGTTTATGCGCAAATTGGAAATATGGATACGACTGCAGTTGATGCAGTGCTGACACAGCACGGCATCAACATTCATGGACATGCCATTCAACTGACTCCTGGTCTGAGCCTGATCGGAGTTGGCTGGTCTACCCCCACTCCATTCGGAACGCCAAGCGAAGCACCGGAAGATCAAATTGAGACTTGGCTTGAATCCGCCTACGAAAACATTGACAAAAACGACCGTCTTCTTCTGGTCTCCCATACGCCACCGTTCGGAACGCTCGTTGATTGTATCGGCTCCGGTTTGCATGTGGGAAGTTCTGCAGTACGCCAATTTATTGAACGCGTCAGTCCTGATGTCTGCTTAACAGGCCATATTCACGAATCGGCCAATATTGACACAATTGGTAGCACGACCATCGTCAATCCAGGTATGGCGACCGATGGAGGATATGCTCGTATCAATTTTTATAACGGTCAGCTGTCGGCCGATCTTCACTATGTAGGACAAAGTTGA
- a CDS encoding 5-formyltetrahydrofolate cyclo-ligase → MRHCPEKQNQRATMLKSRRSLDDDVVCQASRTIAKEIMALPHWKQARRMLLYIAVRNEVGTMDLVNDALHRDVQVLLPRCRPDEPGIMDMACIHDIHQLRPGAYGIPEPDPVVCRPLHDIYVDMALIPGVAFDREGRRLGYGGGYYDRLLGDRHFDRCFLIGLAYDFQIVDELPCEPWDKQVDAIVTEKEVIWPNTYK, encoded by the coding sequence ATGCGACATTGCCCAGAAAAGCAAAATCAACGAGCTACCATGCTCAAATCAAGACGCTCGCTTGATGACGACGTGGTTTGTCAGGCGAGCCGAACCATTGCCAAAGAAATAATGGCACTTCCCCATTGGAAACAGGCTCGTCGAATGCTTCTTTACATAGCCGTACGAAACGAAGTTGGTACGATGGACCTCGTGAACGATGCATTGCACCGTGATGTCCAAGTACTGCTTCCACGATGTCGTCCTGATGAGCCCGGTATAATGGATATGGCCTGCATCCATGACATCCATCAACTTCGACCAGGTGCGTATGGAATTCCGGAACCCGATCCTGTTGTTTGTCGACCTCTCCACGATATTTATGTAGACATGGCGCTTATCCCAGGTGTTGCCTTTGATAGGGAGGGGCGACGTCTCGGCTATGGTGGGGGCTATTACGATAGATTGCTCGGGGATCGACATTTTGATAGGTGCTTCCTCATTGGACTTGCTTATGACTTTCAAATTGTTGATGAATTACCATGCGAACCATGGGATAAGCAGGTCGATGCCATTGTGACGGAAAAGGAGGTTATATGGCCGAATACATACAAATAA
- a CDS encoding polyphenol oxidase family protein, with protein MAEYIQIINFAFPFLGNINVAFGTRRGGQSTESYGGANVSFDVNDSADHVAANREAIRQQLGFERWCGLRQVHGDDMIFEPEGRPTDEPESFTADGQATSLSGCALAIKTADCQPIMLAHTSGQYIAALHVGWRGNVLRFPITAVEKFCEHYCIKPADLMAVRGPSLGPGAAEFKNFEREFGSDFIDYFNSKKKTVDLWRLTEDQLVAAGLKRNNIFRLDLCTYSLPDLFFSYRQAKESGRQVSLIWIAPQ; from the coding sequence ATGGCCGAATACATACAAATAATAAATTTTGCGTTTCCTTTTCTTGGGAACATCAACGTCGCGTTTGGAACGCGGCGTGGGGGGCAGAGCACGGAAAGCTATGGTGGTGCAAATGTCTCGTTCGATGTCAATGATAGTGCTGATCACGTTGCCGCTAATCGAGAAGCAATACGCCAGCAGCTTGGATTTGAGAGGTGGTGTGGGCTTCGTCAAGTGCACGGCGACGATATGATTTTCGAACCTGAAGGCAGACCTACTGATGAGCCGGAATCTTTCACAGCCGACGGCCAAGCAACGTCACTGTCAGGATGCGCGCTCGCAATTAAGACTGCAGATTGCCAACCTATCATGCTTGCGCATACTTCCGGTCAATATATTGCTGCACTGCATGTGGGGTGGCGAGGAAATGTTTTGCGTTTCCCAATCACGGCTGTTGAAAAATTCTGTGAGCACTACTGCATCAAACCGGCTGACCTCATGGCCGTACGTGGCCCAAGCTTAGGCCCTGGAGCTGCAGAATTTAAAAATTTTGAGCGTGAATTCGGATCGGACTTTATTGATTACTTCAATTCTAAGAAGAAAACAGTGGATCTCTGGCGTCTTACCGAAGATCAACTCGTGGCAGCCGGTTTGAAGAGAAATAATATTTTTCGTCTCGATCTCTGTACCTACAGCCTGCCTGACCTCTTCTTTTCGTATAGACAAGCCAAAGAGAGCGGCCGGCAAGTCAGTTTAATATGGATTGCTCCCCAATAA
- a CDS encoding flavodoxin — protein sequence MKKALIVYGSSTGNTQRAAEFVQAALQERGLDVDIDNVINRGVDVFEEPYDLFCLGVSTWGAIEDEVQEDFLPFYEDMVGLSLSGKRVAVFGCGDSGYTSFCKGVDAVDDQARDCGATLVAESLKIDGDPTGEEARIVAWVQKAVSAL from the coding sequence ATGAAAAAAGCGCTGATTGTTTACGGTTCTTCCACAGGAAATACCCAAAGGGCCGCCGAATTTGTTCAAGCAGCACTACAAGAACGCGGTTTGGATGTTGATATCGACAATGTGATCAACCGCGGTGTTGACGTCTTCGAAGAGCCTTACGATTTGTTCTGTCTTGGCGTTTCCACCTGGGGAGCCATCGAAGACGAGGTACAGGAAGATTTTCTCCCCTTTTATGAAGACATGGTCGGGCTTTCCCTGAGCGGAAAGCGCGTTGCCGTTTTTGGTTGCGGCGATTCCGGCTATACCTCGTTTTGTAAAGGCGTCGATGCTGTCGATGATCAAGCTCGAGATTGCGGCGCAACCCTTGTCGCCGAGAGTCTCAAAATTGACGGCGATCCCACCGGCGAGGAGGCAAGAATTGTTGCCTGGGTGCAAAAGGCCGTTTCTGCTTTATAA
- a CDS encoding HD domain-containing phosphohydrolase, which translates to MKKSPHQELGHTKRRILLVEDEVIVSLDIKNRLTSLGYDVVGLATEGQQAVEMTMSLKPDLVLMDIMLDGEMDGIDTACELRNNIDIPVVYLTAFTDDVTLHRAKISEPFGYIIKPFEDRELHTTIEMAIYKHRLESRLLQNERWLSTTLRSIGEAVVATDTSGRIQFINPMAEKLLGWNQVDAFEKNLTDVFNVSDKNGQLETQEVLNVARGETPSSRSELKLNVRGSGSIPVELNVSPIIDPKNQFMGIVLVFRDITKRKNAEAALRRSVSELRRTLQETVNALAATSEKRDPYTAGHQQRVAQLSWHIAKYMGFDEDQLQSILISGRLHDIGKIYVPAEILSKPAILTSMEMGIMKSHSEVGYDILKNVPFPWEIAKIVLQHHERINGTGYPHGLFGTDILPEARVIAVADVVEAMSSHRPYRAALGLHVALDEITKNRGNLYDADIVDACLHLFNEYDFSFDDDRFAIPSPGEAV; encoded by the coding sequence ATGAAAAAATCGCCGCACCAAGAACTCGGGCATACAAAGCGACGCATTCTGCTCGTGGAAGATGAAGTCATCGTTTCTCTTGACATTAAAAACCGTCTGACGAGCTTGGGGTATGATGTCGTAGGCCTGGCAACTGAGGGACAACAAGCTGTTGAGATGACGATGTCTCTCAAACCTGACCTTGTCCTTATGGATATCATGCTTGATGGTGAAATGGATGGTATCGACACAGCGTGTGAACTCCGCAACAATATCGACATTCCTGTTGTGTACCTGACCGCGTTTACCGACGATGTCACATTACACCGTGCAAAAATAAGTGAACCATTCGGGTATATCATCAAACCTTTTGAAGACCGAGAACTGCACACCACCATTGAGATGGCCATTTACAAACACCGTCTCGAAAGTCGACTGCTTCAAAACGAACGGTGGTTGTCTACAACATTACGCAGCATTGGCGAAGCCGTCGTCGCAACGGATACCAGCGGCCGTATTCAATTCATCAATCCTATGGCGGAAAAGCTTCTTGGTTGGAATCAAGTTGATGCCTTTGAAAAGAATTTAACAGATGTCTTTAATGTCAGTGACAAAAACGGACAACTTGAAACGCAAGAAGTTTTAAACGTCGCACGCGGCGAAACCCCCTCTTCACGGTCTGAACTCAAACTGAATGTTCGTGGATCCGGCTCAATTCCGGTTGAACTGAACGTTTCTCCTATTATTGATCCCAAAAATCAGTTCATGGGCATCGTGCTCGTATTTCGGGATATTACCAAACGAAAGAATGCCGAAGCAGCCTTACGCCGATCTGTCAGTGAATTGCGACGTACACTTCAGGAGACGGTCAATGCGCTGGCGGCAACGAGTGAAAAACGCGATCCGTATACGGCCGGACACCAGCAACGCGTCGCGCAACTTTCATGGCATATTGCCAAATATATGGGGTTCGATGAGGACCAACTGCAATCGATTCTCATTTCAGGACGATTACATGATATCGGCAAAATCTACGTTCCTGCCGAAATTCTTTCCAAGCCTGCGATATTGACGAGCATGGAAATGGGAATCATGAAATCGCATTCTGAAGTGGGCTACGATATTCTCAAAAATGTGCCTTTCCCGTGGGAAATTGCCAAGATTGTTCTTCAACACCACGAACGAATCAATGGAACGGGGTATCCTCACGGATTGTTTGGCACGGATATCCTTCCGGAAGCTCGAGTCATTGCCGTAGCGGATGTGGTTGAAGCCATGTCATCTCATCGTCCCTATCGAGCCGCCTTGGGACTCCATGTTGCATTGGATGAAATCACCAAAAACAGAGGAAATCTCTACGACGCAGACATTGTCGACGCCTGTCTTCATCTCTTCAACGAATACGATTTTTCATTTGATGATGATCGTTTCGCTATCCCATCACCAGGAGAAGCAGTATGA
- a CDS encoding TIGR01777 family oxidoreductase, translating to MHVIIAGGSGFIGSALTRYLTKRGIPVTILTRSRKPDTRLVFYARWDGKTADGWGELVDSASAIVNLAGDNIGEGRWTVEKKKRILDSRLQAGQAVMHALNQAKNLPRVLIQASAVGYYGNIVAQPGKIVDESTPKGTGFLSDVAAQWEESTALAEDLGIRRAIIRTGVVLGRQGGALKEILPFFQAFIGGPFGNGHQGFPWIHLRDEIRAIAFLMENENARGPFNLTSPDTVDMNRFAQVLGQVLHRPSLFRVPGFALRAILGEKATEMLLHGNNAFPQKLLDAGFDFSSPQLQEALHDIVS from the coding sequence ATGCACGTTATTATAGCCGGGGGATCCGGATTTATTGGTTCCGCGCTCACACGTTATCTCACCAAGCGCGGTATCCCGGTCACGATTCTGACTCGATCACGCAAGCCCGATACGAGGCTCGTGTTTTATGCACGTTGGGATGGAAAGACGGCTGATGGTTGGGGTGAATTGGTGGATTCAGCCAGTGCCATTGTAAACTTGGCGGGCGATAATATAGGTGAAGGCCGTTGGACTGTGGAGAAGAAGAAGCGCATCCTCGATAGCCGACTCCAGGCTGGACAAGCGGTGATGCATGCCTTGAACCAGGCCAAAAATCTTCCTCGCGTTCTTATTCAGGCATCGGCAGTCGGGTATTACGGTAATATCGTCGCTCAACCTGGTAAAATCGTGGACGAAAGCACGCCCAAAGGTACCGGCTTCCTATCCGACGTTGCCGCACAATGGGAAGAGAGCACAGCTTTAGCCGAGGATCTCGGCATACGCCGAGCTATCATCCGCACCGGGGTTGTTTTAGGAAGACAAGGCGGAGCACTCAAAGAAATTCTTCCTTTTTTCCAAGCCTTTATCGGGGGACCTTTTGGCAACGGCCATCAAGGTTTTCCCTGGATTCACCTTCGCGACGAAATACGTGCAATTGCATTTCTTATGGAAAATGAAAATGCTCGTGGCCCTTTCAACCTGACGAGCCCGGACACGGTTGATATGAATCGGTTCGCACAGGTTCTTGGGCAGGTACTTCACCGACCATCCTTATTTCGGGTTCCAGGCTTTGCGCTTCGTGCCATTTTGGGAGAAAAGGCAACTGAGATGCTTTTGCACGGCAATAATGCTTTTCCGCAAAAACTTCTTGATGCCGGATTTGATTTTTCCTCCCCTCAACTTCAAGAGGCCTTACACGACATTGTCTCGTAA
- a CDS encoding DUF4390 domain-containing protein, producing MIVTASDDVSLQSFGRGSGRTRRCRLWPAMRLLARCVILAMFLFAPHPAQADDISLSNLILNNSQGRINVRFGLDFPNLAPLQGLLNAGVNLTLVCDASLSEKREYLWNRSIVETSRYSRLERLSDGRYRLEPPGNGPPIESENLAGVIYNGWGLISLDLAPWSLLTRGKPYTLQLTIKLKQDDVADWVRDVSVFWSLDSFGPTTYKLDFSY from the coding sequence ATGATCGTAACAGCATCGGATGACGTTTCACTTCAATCCTTCGGACGCGGTTCTGGGCGAACCCGCAGATGCCGACTTTGGCCAGCGATGCGTCTATTAGCTCGTTGTGTCATCCTTGCTATGTTTCTTTTTGCACCGCACCCCGCGCAGGCCGACGACATCTCATTAAGCAACCTCATCCTGAATAATAGCCAAGGTCGCATTAATGTGCGCTTCGGCCTCGATTTTCCTAACCTGGCTCCTCTGCAGGGACTTTTGAATGCCGGTGTTAATTTGACACTTGTTTGCGATGCCAGCTTATCGGAAAAGCGTGAATACCTTTGGAATCGATCTATCGTTGAAACATCCCGCTATAGCCGGCTAGAACGTTTGTCTGACGGTCGGTATCGCCTTGAACCGCCCGGTAACGGGCCTCCTATTGAAAGCGAAAATCTTGCTGGTGTCATTTACAACGGGTGGGGGCTTATTTCACTCGATTTGGCTCCATGGTCTTTGCTGACACGAGGGAAACCGTATACATTACAACTAACTATCAAATTAAAACAAGACGACGTAGCCGATTGGGTTCGAGACGTTTCAGTCTTTTGGTCTTTGGACTCCTTTGGCCCAACCACGTATAAATTGGATTTCTCATACTGA
- a CDS encoding 23S rRNA (pseudouridine(1915)-N(3))-methyltransferase RlmH gives MPATDAWRHTLEFQFIMQTIKCLFVGALKADYFKSACDHYLTSLRRYVNVDERIIKDVSPRRTGKSEAKRIALEGEAILSKIDERDLPVCLDVAGKVVSSPKLASLLQGWLENETRVPCFIIGGPFGMDASILQKSAYRLSLGPMTFPHELARVILLEQLYRACTIMRNIPYHH, from the coding sequence ATGCCTGCAACAGACGCATGGCGTCATACCCTTGAATTTCAATTTATTATGCAAACAATCAAGTGTCTTTTTGTCGGAGCACTCAAAGCCGATTATTTCAAAAGTGCATGCGATCATTACCTGACGTCCCTTCGACGCTATGTCAATGTTGATGAGCGGATTATTAAAGACGTGAGTCCTCGTCGTACCGGGAAAAGCGAAGCCAAAAGAATCGCTCTGGAAGGGGAGGCTATCCTGTCCAAAATCGATGAACGCGATTTGCCTGTCTGTCTCGATGTAGCAGGCAAAGTCGTTTCATCTCCCAAGCTGGCATCACTGCTTCAAGGTTGGCTGGAAAATGAAACACGTGTGCCGTGTTTTATCATTGGCGGACCATTCGGTATGGACGCGTCCATTCTGCAAAAAAGTGCTTATCGTCTCAGCCTTGGCCCTATGACTTTTCCTCATGAACTCGCTCGCGTCATACTTTTGGAACAGCTTTATCGTGCATGTACCATTATGCGAAACATTCCTTACCACCATTAG